The nucleotide sequence AATTAGTTCGGTAGACATATCAGCAATGGGCATAATTCAACTGTTCGTACAGCGAgaatcttggaaaaaaataaagatacataCACAAAACAATGAATCTGTGTACACTGAGAATTCATTCAATTGGAAGGGTAAAATCAGGACTTGAAACAAAGCTTTGACCTGTAAACAAAGCAAATTCAGCCAGCTTTTAACCAAATCTAGAAATAGCTATCTATTTTACAATGGCTTGCAAGAGCACCCACTGAAGAGCTTCACTGACTTCATCTATTTCCCTTATCCGAAACTACATAAAACCAATCTAGATTCCTTGATAAGCACTGTGTCCAGTATAGTTCACCAAACCTCTATGATGAAAAGCAATCTGCCTACCTTCTCCACACATTTGTACGGGAAAATCCACTGCGCGCGTATCCTTGCAGTGTTTCTTCTGTAATGGCTAACCCAGTGCTCTGTCTTATCAAAACAAGTCTGGTTTACAGTTTAAACAATCCACAGGTTCTATCCTGGAAATACTATAAAAACCAATCCGGATGCATTTATCACAGCACTATGAATATCTATTCTACAACTACTTCATATTAACAGCTACCCTAAAACAAGTTTTACTTTTCTTGAGCCTATAGGCCTGTCATTTAAATCAACAACAGCTGCCATTGCTTCATCACGAGACTCAAATGCAACCATTGCTTCTCCTGTGGGCATGCCTTTCTCGTTGTATTTTAAGCACACTGAACTAGGGATCACTTGGTAACCATAAAAGAAATCCAGAATTTCATCCACCGAAACAGTAAAGGGCATATTTTGCACTTTTATGACAGTTGGTCCTGGCTTCCCAGACCCTGTTCCAAAACCTGGGGGTCCACTAATATGTATGTTTCCCGGTCCAGGTCCAAACGCCGGAGGTCCACTTAAATGCCCAAGACCACCAGTAATTCCTGGAGGGCCACCACCAAAATTGGGGGGTCCACTTAAATTGCCAGGACCATTACCAAAACCCTGAGGGCCCCCTCCAAAACCTGACGGTCCACTCAAATTACCAGGACCACCTGCAAAACCTGGGACCTCAATACCTGCAGCAGGCAAACCACTACTTGCGACTGCAGGTATTCCTGGTCTAGCATCAGGAAAGCCACCTAAtccaggtggcggcagaggaggACCAAATGCGCCAGACCCACTAAAGTTACCAGGGAAATTAAACGGAGGGCCATTGTTCGCTTCTTTAGGATTCCCCCCCAAGAAGGCATGCTCCTCCGCAGCAGGGGCCTGTGCTCCGGGCACAGGTGCATTTCCTTGTATTGGTATTTTCAGTATCTTTTTCCCTTGAGACTGTGGGTTTCTCTCGATATCTCTCATTTCTTCTACAGTAATCAAACGTAACACAACATCTCTTCCATTCAGCTTTTTACGGTGCAAACGCTCTGCCTTACGAGCATCATCTTCAGCTTTAAACTGAACCAGTGCTTGTCCTAAGCCTTGCCCATTATTATCAACAAGAATTTGTACAGAGTTTTCTTCTACTGCCAGTCCCTCTAGAAACTGAAGGATTTCCATTTTTGTTATATTGTACGGAATATTAGATATATGTGCACACAATTTTGGCATACCTGACTCTGCCTCAGCATTCATGATGATTTCTCTCTGGTCATAGTTAAAGTTCTGCAATCTTTTACGAATCAGCTCTATCTTTTCTAACATTGCCTTTTTAGTAATTGGATGAACTTGAATGAAGCGATTCCCTATGTACTGCTtatgatgacacaaagctgctTTGTAATCAGCTTCATTTCTGAACTCAACAAAACCCTCTCCAATTGCCTTCCCATTAGGTCCATAAGCTATATAGATGCTGTCTTCAACTATAtccagctttttaaaaaaatctattacatGTTTGTTCTCCGATTCAAATGGAAGACCTttcaaataaacacagaaaccCTGTTCATGGGGAGATCTAGATCGTGACCTTTTCTGTCCACTAGGAGATTTGGACCTAGAATGagcctgtggaggaggagggtgcGGTTGCCCAGAGGGACCCATGGTTTGCTTGAAAGTTATGTGGCCTCCAGCAGCCACCCACTGTCTCTCTGTTGCAGGACTAACTTCAACATAGCGCTGAATCATCAGCATTCTGTTTCGCTTCAGTGCTTCAAACGTATCTTGAGGAGAAAAGAACTTAACTAGTCCGTTTCCATTATTTCGACCTACATGATCCTTCAGCATATGGACTGCATCCACACGGAGCCCAAGGAAAAAGTCTTTCACATCAGATTCTGTTGCAGAAAAGGGCATTCCATGAACGCTGACATACAAATCGTCTGGATTGATTGGAATTGGTTTGACACTATTTTGAGAATTCATCTGGATAGGATTTACAGGATTCATGGGACCAATAAACAATGGATTCAAGCCGCTGTTCATATTCACTGCTGCTCCAGACCCATTCATTCCAGTGGGTAAAGGTGCTACGGGTGGAGGATTCATAGGAGGCATTCCCGATATGGGAGGCATAGGCGTCATCGGGGGTACAGGGGGCACAGGGGGTATTGGGGGAACCGGAGGAACAGGAGGCAGTGTGGgcacaggaggaggaacagggaTTGGGGGAATAGAAGGCATTGGTGGCAAAGATGGCATAGCTGGAATAGGAGGGATTGGTGGAGGAGGTACTGTATTCATTGGGGATGCTGTACTAGGTATAGTCGAGCTAAATGTTGGGCTACCAAAGGTACTCCCAAGATTTGGAGGTGCAGTCCCCATACTGGCAGTAGAAAATGTGGATATGTTTTTATTGCTCTCATGCACAGTAGTTGAAGCTGTTACTACACTAGGAGAAGGGTTATTAAAGTTAGGTACAGTAGTGGGCAAGTTAACCCTTCCACTCATTCCAGAACTAGGTGGTGGTCCTGACCTGCTAGCATTTGCTGGTGGCATATCTAGATTGGCAGTTTCAAAACGCCTACGACTGAGTT is from Anas acuta chromosome 16, bAnaAcu1.1, whole genome shotgun sequence and encodes:
- the RBM12 gene encoding RNA-binding protein 12 isoform X3 produces the protein MAVVIRLQGLPIVAGTMDIRHFFSGLTIPDGGVHIVGGELGEAFIVFATDEDARLGMMRTGGTIKGSKVTLLLSSKTEMQNMIELSRRRFETANLDMPPANASRSGPPPSSGMSGRVNLPTTVPNFNNPSPSVVTASTTVHESNKNISTFSTASMGTAPPNLGSTFGSPTFSSTIPSTASPMNTVPPPPIPPIPAMPSLPPMPSIPPIPVPPPVPTLPPVPPVPPIPPVPPVPPMTPMPPISGMPPMNPPPVAPLPTGMNGSGAAVNMNSGLNPLFIGPMNPVNPIQMNSQNSVKPIPINPDDLYVSVHGMPFSATESDVKDFFLGLRVDAVHMLKDHVGRNNGNGLVKFFSPQDTFEALKRNRMLMIQRYVEVSPATERQWVAAGGHITFKQTMGPSGQPHPPPPQAHSRSKSPSGQKRSRSRSPHEQGFCVYLKGLPFESENKHVIDFFKKLDIVEDSIYIAYGPNGKAIGEGFVEFRNEADYKAALCHHKQYIGNRFIQVHPITKKAMLEKIELIRKRLQNFNYDQREIIMNAEAESGMPKLCAHISNIPYNITKMEILQFLEGLAVEENSVQILVDNNGQGLGQALVQFKAEDDARKAERLHRKKLNGRDVVLRLITVEEMRDIERNPQSQGKKILKIPIQGNAPVPGAQAPAAEEHAFLGGNPKEANNGPPFNFPGNFSGSGAFGPPLPPPGLGGFPDARPGIPAVASSGLPAAGIEVPGFAGGPGNLSGPSGFGGGPQGFGNGPGNLSGPPNFGGGPPGITGGLGHLSGPPAFGPGPGNIHISGPPGFGTGSGKPGPTVIKVQNMPFTVSVDEILDFFYGYQVIPSSVCLKYNEKGMPTGEAMVAFESRDEAMAAVVDLNDRPIGSRKVKLMAQCVSRVELSVSCQHLLDRDVGSKSDPLCVLLQDVGGRQWAELDRTERIKNCQNPEFSKKLVVDYYFEKVQKLKFGVYDIDNKSPDLNDDDYLGGIECTLGQVVSSSVFTRPLELKEGKPAGKGTITISAEEIKDTRVVYLEIEARNLDKKDFLGKSDPFLELYKQGDAGMWQLVYRSEVIKNNLNPCWRKFSVPLQTFCGADFNKPIKVQCADHDSDGSHDLIGIFETNLAQLQKAGDGSPVEYECIHPEKKQKKKSYKNSGIIRIKSCKIETDYSFLDYIMGGCQINFTVGIDFTGSNGDPKSPDSLHYISPDGINEYLIAIWSVGSVVQDYDTDKLFPAFGFGAQVPPSWQVSHEFALNFNPSNPYCQGIQGIVDAYRQILPQIRLYGPTNFSPIINHVARFAAHSAQQGTASQYFILLIITDGEITDLDQTRQAIVNASKLPMSIIIVGVGKADFKAMEFLDGDNGILKSITGEPAARDIVQFVPFQQFKNAPREALSQMVLAEVPKQLVSYYKLQGWPPVKLPETKKM
- the RBM12 gene encoding RNA-binding protein 12 isoform X1 gives rise to the protein MAVVIRLQGLPIVAGTMDIRHFFSGLTIPDGGVHIVGGELGEAFIVFATDEDARLGMMRTGGTIKGSKVTLLLSSKTEMQNMIELSRRRFETANLDMPPANASRSGPPPSSGMSGRVNLPTTVPNFNNPSPSVVTASTTVHESNKNISTFSTASMGTAPPNLGSTFGSPTFSSTIPSTASPMNTVPPPPIPPIPAMPSLPPMPSIPPIPVPPPVPTLPPVPPVPPIPPVPPVPPMTPMPPISGMPPMNPPPVAPLPTGMNGSGAAVNMNSGLNPLFIGPMNPVNPIQMNSQNSVKPIPINPDDLYVSVHGMPFSATESDVKDFFLGLRVDAVHMLKDHVGRNNGNGLVKFFSPQDTFEALKRNRMLMIQRYVEVSPATERQWVAAGGHITFKQTMGPSGQPHPPPPQAHSRSKSPSGQKRSRSRSPHEQGFCVYLKGLPFESENKHVIDFFKKLDIVEDSIYIAYGPNGKAIGEGFVEFRNEADYKAALCHHKQYIGNRFIQVHPITKKAMLEKIELIRKRLQNFNYDQREIIMNAEAESGMPKLCAHISNIPYNITKMEILQFLEGLAVEENSVQILVDNNGQGLGQALVQFKAEDDARKAERLHRKKLNGRDVVLRLITVEEMRDIERNPQSQGKKILKIPIQGNAPVPGAQAPAAEEHAFLGGNPKEANNGPPFNFPGNFSGSGAFGPPLPPPGLGGFPDARPGIPAVASSGLPAAGIEVPGFAGGPGNLSGPSGFGGGPQGFGNGPGNLSGPPNFGGGPPGITGGLGHLSGPPAFGPGPGNIHISGPPGFGTGSGKPGPTVIKVQNMPFTVSVDEILDFFYGYQVIPSSVCLKYNEKGMPTGEAMVAFESRDEAMAAVVDLNDRPIGSRKVKLVLG